The following are encoded together in the Desulfovibrio sp. JC022 genome:
- a CDS encoding alpha/beta fold hydrolase — protein sequence MRRLIMPLVLLFLLVGCVHKNLPDSAQYLTPLPKSQVQVDDVKLAYRTFGEGPPLLMIMGFAGTMDLWDAQLIRELGKEHTVIIFDNRGMGGSTNGTEVISIKRMASDCAGLLRELGYVQADMFGWSMGGLIAQEMALNYPEKVRKLILLGASCDAKPVADITRRLLKMDVKELLGHFFPPGWVEKYPDAYEKLPRPANPPDPAIVQAQADAMIVWPGCCSRLSRLQKNTLVISGLDDDILPEKLSVEIAEQIKGSWLVRYKNATHWLMYQDPVGLGLTVNNFLNVRQDLFAN from the coding sequence ATGCGTCGGCTGATCATGCCTTTAGTGCTATTGTTTCTGCTGGTCGGATGTGTTCATAAGAACCTTCCTGATTCCGCACAATACCTTACCCCCTTGCCTAAGTCGCAGGTTCAGGTGGACGATGTTAAGCTTGCATACCGTACATTCGGGGAAGGTCCTCCCCTGCTTATGATCATGGGTTTTGCCGGGACCATGGACCTCTGGGATGCACAGTTGATTCGCGAACTGGGAAAGGAACATACGGTGATCATCTTTGATAACCGGGGTATGGGCGGATCTACAAATGGTACAGAAGTCATCTCCATTAAACGCATGGCTTCAGATTGCGCCGGATTATTGCGTGAACTCGGTTACGTACAGGCTGATATGTTCGGCTGGTCCATGGGCGGGCTTATCGCGCAGGAAATGGCTCTCAATTATCCAGAGAAAGTCCGCAAGTTGATTCTTTTAGGCGCGTCCTGCGACGCAAAGCCTGTAGCTGATATCACCCGCAGGTTGTTGAAGATGGATGTTAAAGAGTTACTCGGTCATTTCTTCCCGCCCGGTTGGGTTGAAAAATACCCCGATGCCTATGAAAAGCTTCCGCGTCCGGCAAACCCGCCTGATCCGGCAATAGTGCAGGCGCAGGCCGATGCCATGATTGTCTGGCCCGGCTGTTGTTCCCGATTAAGTAGATTGCAAAAAAATACGCTGGTTATTTCCGGCTTGGATGATGACATTTTGCCGGAGAAATTAAGTGTTGAAATTGCGGAGCAGATCAAAGGAAGCTGGCTGGTGCGCTACAAGAATGCAACCCATTGGCTAATGTATCAGGACCCGGTCGGACTTGGGCTCACAGTGAATAATTTTTTAAACGTTAGGCAGGATTTGTTTGCAAATTAA